From a single Mesorhizobium shangrilense genomic region:
- a CDS encoding sterol desaturase family protein produces MESYNFPQVTQLAIPFFVAAILIELWLVRTGRARGSFETRDTLTSLMMGTGNVVAGLLLGVVSYWALLWLWQFRFFNLGLSVWVFLAAFLLDDLRYYVYHRIAHRVRWVWAEHVNHHTSQHYNLSTALRQSWTSLFTFMFVLQAPLVLLGFHPAVIAFTFGFNLVWQFWIHTETIGKMWGWFEFIFNTPSHHRVHHATNPRYLDTNFAGTLIIWDRMFGTFVEELEEDRPRYGIVKNIGTFNPLKVAFHEWIGMFADAFAPGLTLRERLNYLIKPPGWSHDGSRETSETLKAGYVRRNPSESGKPGLPTVGAEPAE; encoded by the coding sequence ATGGAGAGCTACAATTTTCCGCAAGTGACCCAGCTTGCCATCCCGTTCTTCGTCGCGGCGATCCTGATCGAGCTGTGGCTGGTGCGCACGGGTCGTGCCAGAGGCTCGTTCGAAACCCGCGATACGCTGACCAGCCTGATGATGGGCACCGGCAATGTCGTCGCCGGTTTGCTGCTCGGCGTCGTGTCCTACTGGGCGCTGCTGTGGCTGTGGCAATTCCGCTTCTTCAATCTTGGCCTGTCGGTGTGGGTGTTCCTTGCCGCCTTCCTGCTCGATGACCTGCGCTACTATGTCTACCATCGCATCGCGCACCGGGTGCGCTGGGTGTGGGCCGAGCACGTCAACCATCACACCAGCCAGCACTACAACCTATCGACGGCGCTGCGGCAGAGCTGGACGAGCCTGTTCACCTTCATGTTCGTGCTGCAGGCGCCACTGGTGCTGCTCGGTTTCCACCCGGCGGTGATCGCCTTCACCTTCGGCTTCAATCTCGTCTGGCAGTTCTGGATACACACGGAAACCATCGGCAAAATGTGGGGCTGGTTCGAATTCATCTTCAACACGCCGTCGCACCACCGCGTTCACCACGCCACCAACCCGCGCTATCTCGACACCAACTTCGCCGGCACGCTGATCATCTGGGATCGCATGTTCGGCACTTTCGTCGAGGAATTGGAGGAGGATCGGCCACGCTATGGCATCGTCAAGAACATAGGCACCTTCAACCCGCTGAAAGTGGCGTTTCATGAATGGATCGGCATGTTCGCGGATGCTTTCGCACCCGGCTTGACGTTGCGCGAACGCCTCAACTACCTGATCAAGCCACCCGGCTGGAGCCATGACGGCTCGCGTGAGACCTCGGAGACGCTGAAGGCCGGTTATGTGCGGAGAAATCCGTCAGAGTCGGGGAAGCCGGGATTGCCGACGGTAGGTGCGGAGCCGGCGGAGTGA
- a CDS encoding type II toxin-antitoxin system ParD family antitoxin codes for MESAEKLSVTVTPAMARMIREKVEDGSFGSASEVIRAALRAFQREEEEHAERMASIRTRVKASLEDARPDVPLDEAIARVKNRISELARKR; via the coding sequence GTGGAATCCGCCGAGAAACTGTCCGTCACCGTCACGCCCGCCATGGCCCGCATGATCCGCGAGAAAGTCGAGGACGGCTCCTTTGGGTCCGCGAGCGAGGTCATCCGCGCTGCACTTCGCGCCTTCCAGCGCGAAGAAGAAGAACACGCGGAGCGCATGGCGTCGATCAGGACGCGGGTTAAGGCGTCGCTCGAAGACGCAAGGCCGGATGTTCCGCTGGATGAGGCGATTGCACGAGTTAAAAACAGGATCTCGGAGCTAGCGAGAAAGCGATGA
- the trmFO gene encoding methylenetetrahydrofolate--tRNA-(uracil(54)-C(5))-methyltransferase (FADH(2)-oxidizing) TrmFO codes for MSKNPIHIVGGGLAGSEAAWQAAQAGVPVVLHEMRPVRGTDAHKTDSLAELVCSNSFRSDDAENNAVGLLHAEMRLAGSLIMSAGDAHQVPAGGALAVDRDGFSEAVTKRLEAHPLITIQREEMPGLPPAEWDQAIIATGPLTAPSLAQSIAEATGADALAFFDAIAPIVHFDTIDMNICWFQSRYDKVGPGGTGKDYINCPMDKDQYLAFVQALVDGQKTEFKQWEGTPYFDGCLPIEIMAERGVETLRYGPMKPMGLTNQHNPTVKAYAVVQLRQDNALGTLYNMVGFQTKLKHAEQVRIFRTIPGLENADFARLGGLHRNTYINSPTLLDASLQLKSRPGLRFAGQITGCEGYVESAAIGLLAGRFAAAERLGHAPSLPPLTTAFGALLNHITGGHIVSDDEPGKRSFQPMNVNFGLFPPVEAPKTEGKRLRGKDKTVAKRHAITSRARADCREWLGLPAQTAEAAE; via the coding sequence ATGAGCAAAAATCCAATCCATATCGTCGGCGGCGGGCTCGCCGGTTCCGAAGCCGCATGGCAGGCGGCGCAAGCCGGCGTTCCCGTCGTGCTGCATGAAATGCGCCCCGTTCGCGGCACCGACGCGCACAAGACCGATAGCTTGGCCGAACTCGTCTGTTCCAATTCGTTCCGCTCCGACGACGCCGAAAACAACGCGGTCGGCCTCCTGCACGCCGAAATGCGGCTGGCCGGTTCGCTGATCATGAGCGCCGGCGATGCGCACCAGGTGCCGGCTGGCGGCGCGCTGGCCGTCGACCGCGACGGATTTTCCGAAGCGGTGACCAAAAGGCTGGAGGCGCATCCGCTGATCACCATCCAGCGCGAGGAAATGCCGGGCCTGCCGCCGGCCGAGTGGGATCAAGCCATCATCGCCACCGGTCCACTGACGGCGCCTTCGCTTGCACAATCAATTGCGGAAGCGACTGGCGCCGACGCGCTCGCTTTCTTCGACGCCATCGCGCCGATCGTGCATTTCGACACGATCGACATGAACATTTGCTGGTTCCAGTCGCGCTACGACAAGGTCGGACCGGGCGGCACCGGCAAGGACTACATCAACTGCCCGATGGACAAGGACCAGTACCTTGCCTTCGTGCAGGCGCTTGTCGACGGCCAGAAAACCGAATTCAAGCAATGGGAAGGCACGCCCTATTTCGACGGCTGCCTGCCGATCGAGATCATGGCCGAGCGCGGCGTCGAGACACTGCGCTACGGGCCGATGAAGCCTATGGGCCTGACCAACCAGCATAACCCAACGGTCAAGGCTTATGCTGTCGTCCAACTGCGGCAGGACAATGCGCTGGGCACGCTCTACAACATGGTTGGTTTCCAGACCAAGCTGAAGCACGCCGAACAGGTCCGCATCTTCCGCACCATTCCGGGCCTGGAAAATGCCGACTTCGCCCGCCTCGGCGGCCTGCACCGCAACACCTACATCAATTCGCCGACGCTGCTCGACGCTTCGCTGCAGCTGAAATCGCGCCCAGGCCTGCGCTTCGCCGGACAGATCACCGGCTGTGAGGGTTATGTCGAAAGTGCCGCGATCGGCCTGCTCGCCGGGCGCTTCGCGGCCGCCGAGCGGCTTGGACACGCACCGTCGCTGCCGCCCTTGACCACGGCCTTCGGTGCCCTGCTCAACCACATCACCGGTGGCCACATCGTCTCCGACGACGAACCGGGAAAACGCTCGTTCCAGCCGATGAATGTCAATTTCGGCCTGTTCCCGCCTGTTGAGGCGCCGAAGACAGAAGGCAAGCGCCTGCGCGGCAAGGACAAGACCGTCGCCAAGCGGCACGCCATCACATCACGCGCGCGGGCCGATTGCAGGGAATGGCTGGGGCTGCCGGCGCAAACAGCGGAAGCAGCGGAATAG
- a CDS encoding DUF1127 domain-containing protein: MNLIRNYRNWRVYRETVTELGRLSNRQLHDLGIVRDEIKIIARQAI; this comes from the coding sequence ATGAACCTGATCCGCAACTATCGTAACTGGCGCGTTTATCGCGAGACGGTTACCGAGCTGGGTCGTCTGTCCAACCGTCAGCTGCATGACCTTGGCATCGTCCGCGACGAGATCAAGATCATCGCGAGGCAGGCGATCTAA
- a CDS encoding DUF1127 domain-containing protein, with translation MNLIRNYRNWRRYRDTVSELSRLSNRELTDLGISRSDIPYVARKAV, from the coding sequence ATGAACTTGATCCGCAACTATCGCAACTGGCGCCGCTATCGGGACACCGTTTCCGAGCTGAGCCGCCTGAGCAACCGTGAACTGACCGACCTCGGCATCAGCCGCAGCGACATTCCTTACGTCGCTCGCAAGGCGGTCTAA